In the genome of Bacteroidota bacterium, one region contains:
- a CDS encoding DUF1016 family protein, which translates to MKQKKHNNIQESEVEDALVANLTYLNRLLNFNLDLKLVARQFKLKGGEQRIDLLLLHSKDLILIELKVTRFYQEHLEQISNYIDELEKLQANGELISGNIKGYILVTELKKSDLELCKNTNVQLIKYEPVEVL; encoded by the coding sequence GTGAAACAAAAAAAACATAACAACATTCAAGAAAGTGAAGTTGAAGATGCGCTTGTTGCAAACTTAACTTATCTCAACCGTCTTTTAAATTTTAATTTGGATTTAAAACTTGTTGCTCGTCAATTTAAATTAAAAGGAGGAGAGCAAAGAATTGATTTACTTCTTTTACACTCTAAAGATTTAATTTTAATTGAACTTAAAGTAACAAGATTTTATCAGGAACATTTAGAACAAATCAGCAATTATATTGATGAACTTGAAAAGTTGCAGGCTAATGGAGAATTAATAAGTGGCAATATCAAAGGTTATATTTTGGTTACAGAATTAAAAAAATCTGACTTAGAACTTTGTAAAAATACAAATGTTCAATTAATCAAATATGAACCTGTAGAAGTTTTATAA
- a CDS encoding DNA-binding protein encodes MQTEQPTPPLPFEKLPEAVSKLLSQQEEIIRLLTEQKNPQPEGDKWFDLTELCEYHPEKPTKATGYSWVHNRVIPFHKKSKKLFFLKSEIDAWLKSGRQKTVKEIDQHGTDYINKKEKNNTSINGKRN; translated from the coding sequence ATGCAGACCGAACAACCTACACCGCCACTACCCTTCGAGAAACTTCCTGAAGCCGTTTCCAAACTCCTTTCTCAGCAGGAAGAAATAATACGGCTACTTACCGAACAGAAAAATCCGCAGCCAGAAGGCGACAAGTGGTTTGACCTAACAGAACTCTGCGAGTATCATCCAGAAAAGCCGACAAAGGCAACGGGATATTCTTGGGTGCATAATAGAGTTATTCCCTTTCACAAAAAATCTAAAAAACTTTTTTTTCTGAAATCAGAAATTGATGCGTGGCTCAAGAGTGGGCGGCAAAAAACCGTGAAAGAAATTGACCAGCACGGAACTGATTATATAAATAAAAAAGAAAAAAATAATACTTCAATAAATGGAAAAAGAAATTAA
- the sucD gene encoding succinate--CoA ligase subunit alpha — protein MSVLVNKNSRVIVQGFTGTEGTFHATQMIEYGTNVVGGVTPGKGGTTHLNKPVFNTVADAVKTADADVSIIFVPPPFAADAVMEAAEAGIKVIVCITEGIPTKDMIYVKEYLRDKSCRLIGPNCPGVITPGEAKVGIMPGFIHKKGTIGIVSRSGTLTYEAVDQVTKAGLGQSTCIGIGGDPIPGTTTKDAVKLLMEDSATEGIIMIGEIGGNMENEAAYYIKEFGKKPVVGFIAGQTAPPGRRMGHAGAIIGGADDTAAAKMKIMRECGIHVVDSPAVIGKTMASVLKKVPA, from the coding sequence ATGAGCGTACTTGTAAATAAAAACTCGCGCGTGATTGTGCAGGGCTTCACCGGCACCGAAGGAACTTTTCACGCCACGCAAATGATTGAATACGGAACCAACGTGGTTGGCGGAGTTACTCCCGGCAAAGGTGGCACAACTCATCTCAACAAACCCGTGTTCAACACCGTTGCCGATGCAGTGAAAACTGCCGATGCCGATGTTTCCATCATTTTTGTTCCTCCGCCTTTTGCTGCCGATGCAGTTATGGAAGCCGCAGAAGCAGGCATAAAAGTTATTGTGTGCATCACCGAAGGAATTCCAACGAAGGATATGATTTACGTGAAAGAATATTTGCGCGATAAAAGTTGCAGATTGATTGGACCGAATTGCCCCGGTGTAATCACTCCCGGTGAAGCGAAAGTCGGAATCATGCCCGGCTTCATTCACAAAAAAGGAACGATTGGAATTGTTTCCCGCTCGGGAACTTTAACTTACGAAGCAGTTGACCAGGTTACAAAAGCAGGACTCGGACAAAGCACCTGCATAGGAATTGGCGGAGACCCCATTCCCGGAACAACTACAAAAGATGCAGTAAAACTTTTAATGGAAGATTCCGCCACGGAGGGAATTATTATGATTGGTGAAATTGGCGGCAACATGGAAAACGAAGCCGCGTATTACATAAAAGAGTTTGGAAAAAAACCGGTGGTTGGTTTCATTGCCGGACAAACTGCTCCTCCCGGAAGAAGAATGGGGCATGCGGGCGCAATCATTGGCGGAGCGGACGATACTGCCGCAGCGAAAATGAAAATCATGCGCGAGTGCGGAATTCACGTGGTGGATTCTCCTGCGGTGATTGGAAAAACAATGGCGAGTGTACTTAAAAAAGTTCCTGCATAA
- a CDS encoding M48 family metallopeptidase — protein MNTLFLIIVAIILFDFIFDKVLDFLNLKNLSPKLPAEAKDIYDEEKYRKSQEYYKVNHNFSMLTSAISLVGLLLMLFLNGFAFVDSIARSYSENPILIALIFFGILGFASDLLGLPFSLYKTFVIEEKFGFNKTSLKTFIFDKLKGYLLAAIIGGGLLSLIIFIYQSTGQYFWLFAWAVISVFTIFITMFYTTFLVPIFNKLTPLPEGELRNAIEAYCKKVGFKLNNLFVIDGSKRSAKANAYFSGLGAKKTIVLYDTLIEKHSIEELVAVLAHEVGHYKKKHTLIGTVQGVAQTGVMLFILSSFLGNPALANALGAQESFHIDILAFGLLYSPLSEILGIISNIISRKHEFEADAYAKETYNGNALGTALKKLSSDNLSNLKPHPAYVFVHYSHPPVLERLKHLI, from the coding sequence ATGAACACACTCTTCCTAATCATAGTTGCCATCATCCTCTTCGATTTTATTTTCGATAAGGTGCTGGATTTTCTGAATCTGAAAAACCTTTCACCCAAACTTCCCGCTGAGGCAAAAGATATTTATGATGAAGAGAAATACCGAAAGTCGCAGGAATATTATAAAGTGAATCATAATTTCTCCATGCTCACTAGCGCCATCAGTTTAGTCGGATTGCTTTTGATGTTATTTCTGAATGGATTTGCTTTCGTAGATTCCATCGCAAGAAGTTATTCGGAGAATCCGATTCTCATCGCTCTGATTTTCTTCGGCATACTTGGTTTTGCTTCTGATCTGCTCGGGCTTCCATTTTCTTTATATAAAACTTTTGTCATCGAAGAAAAATTCGGATTCAACAAAACATCTCTCAAAACTTTCATCTTCGATAAGCTGAAAGGATATTTGCTCGCAGCCATCATTGGCGGAGGATTATTATCTCTCATCATTTTTATTTATCAATCCACCGGACAATATTTCTGGCTCTTTGCCTGGGCGGTAATTTCTGTCTTCACCATTTTCATCACCATGTTCTATACCACATTTCTCGTTCCCATTTTTAATAAACTCACTCCGCTTCCCGAAGGAGAATTGAGAAATGCCATTGAAGCGTATTGCAAAAAAGTCGGATTCAAACTCAATAATCTTTTTGTGATAGATGGCTCCAAGCGCTCGGCAAAAGCAAATGCGTACTTCAGCGGATTGGGCGCCAAGAAAACAATTGTGCTGTACGATACGCTCATTGAAAAACATTCCATAGAAGAACTGGTGGCTGTGCTCGCGCACGAAGTCGGGCATTACAAAAAGAAACACACGCTCATCGGAACCGTGCAGGGCGTTGCGCAAACAGGCGTGATGCTGTTCATTCTTTCTTCGTTCCTTGGCAATCCCGCGCTTGCAAACGCGTTGGGCGCACAAGAAAGTTTTCACATAGACATTCTCGCGTTCGGATTGCTTTACTCACCGCTCTCCGAAATTCTCGGAATCATTTCAAATATAATTTCGCGCAAGCACGAGTTTGAAGCCGATGCCTATGCAAAAGAAACCTACAACGGAAATGCGCTGGGCACTGCGCTCAAAAAACTTTCTTCAGATAATCTCAGCAACCTCAAGCCGCATCCCGCTTATGTGTTTGTGCATTATTCTCATCCGCCTGTGCTGGAAAGGTTGAAGCATTTAATTTAA
- a CDS encoding DUF4411 family protein, with amino-acid sequence MSSLKELHDRYPKNLFPTIWERINLAIAETQLYSHVEVLREIRNTTNPQDKLLKWGNKHRKLFVGIDNCQRNQIHQIRTKYNPSHWQNKMNRPAPWADPYLIAMAVCEQAVIVTQEHKTKNERIPPIANQFGITSLNLLEFFQALKIKL; translated from the coding sequence ATGAGTTCCTTAAAAGAACTTCACGACCGCTATCCTAAGAATCTTTTTCCTACTATTTGGGAGCGTATAAATTTAGCAATAGCAGAAACCCAACTTTATTCTCATGTTGAGGTGCTTCGTGAAATTAGGAATACAACAAATCCGCAGGATAAACTTTTGAAGTGGGGCAATAAGCATAGAAAACTGTTTGTTGGCATTGATAATTGTCAGCGCAACCAAATTCACCAGATACGAACAAAATATAATCCTTCGCATTGGCAGAATAAAATGAACCGTCCCGCTCCTTGGGCTGACCCATACTTAATTGCTATGGCTGTTTGCGAACAAGCGGTTATCGTTACGCAGGAACATAAAACAAAAAATGAACGGATTCCTCCAATAGCAAACCAGTTTGGCATAACATCATTGAACCTATTGGAATTTTTTCAAGCATTAAAAATTAAATTGTAG
- the mnmE gene encoding tRNA uridine-5-carboxymethylaminomethyl(34) synthesis GTPase MnmE, protein MKNNPLNKETIAALSTAPGIGAIAVIRISGKDAFKICSKIFKKKNSKASDISRFESHTAHFGEIIHNNSVIDEVVLTIFKSPNSYTGENIVEISCHGSQYVQERILHLLTKNGVRLAAAGEFTFRAFMNGKFDLSQAEAVADLIASHSATSHHVAMQQMRGGFSSKLKILREKLVDLASLITLELDFAEEDVEFASRDELKKLIASLQSIIKKLIRSFELGNVIKNGVPVCIAGRPNAGKSTLLNSLLEEERAIVSEIPGTTRDTIEDEIVLEGVRFRFIDTAGLRHTTDALETAGIERTQQAIKKASIVIYLFDVHELSASDLQKELEDLKQHINGAELILAGNKIDKEDESYTKKEFSHFENIIFISSKEKKNLEELKSKLIDIFDEKSNNIPETIITNTRHVEALQATADALTRVSEGLEKKLSGELIASDILTALHHLGLITGEVATEDILKNIFGKFCIGK, encoded by the coding sequence ATGAAAAATAATCCTCTGAATAAGGAAACGATTGCCGCGCTTTCCACTGCGCCCGGCATTGGAGCCATTGCAGTGATTCGCATTTCGGGAAAAGATGCTTTCAAAATCTGCAGCAAGATTTTCAAAAAGAAAAATTCAAAAGCATCTGACATCTCGCGCTTCGAATCACACACCGCTCATTTCGGAGAAATCATTCACAACAATAGTGTGATTGACGAAGTGGTGTTGACAATTTTCAAATCTCCAAATTCATATACAGGCGAAAACATAGTTGAAATTTCCTGCCACGGCTCGCAATACGTGCAAGAACGGATTCTTCATTTGCTCACCAAGAACGGAGTGCGCCTTGCCGCTGCAGGCGAATTTACTTTCCGCGCTTTTATGAACGGAAAGTTTGATTTGTCGCAGGCGGAAGCGGTTGCCGATTTGATTGCATCGCACAGCGCCACATCACATCACGTTGCCATGCAGCAAATGCGCGGAGGATTTTCTTCCAAACTGAAAATTCTTCGCGAGAAATTAGTTGACCTTGCTTCCTTAATTACGCTTGAACTTGATTTTGCGGAAGAAGATGTGGAGTTCGCCAGCCGCGATGAACTGAAAAAACTTATTGCATCGCTTCAAAGCATTATTAAAAAACTTATTCGCTCGTTTGAACTCGGAAATGTTATCAAGAACGGAGTTCCTGTTTGCATTGCAGGACGGCCGAATGCAGGAAAATCCACGCTGCTGAATTCTCTTTTAGAAGAAGAGCGCGCCATTGTTTCTGAAATTCCCGGCACCACGCGCGATACCATCGAAGATGAAATTGTTCTGGAAGGCGTTCGTTTCCGTTTCATTGACACTGCCGGATTGCGCCACACCACCGATGCTCTTGAAACGGCAGGCATCGAGCGCACGCAGCAAGCCATAAAGAAAGCAAGCATTGTGATTTATTTGTTTGATGTTCACGAATTGAGTGCCAGTGATTTGCAAAAAGAACTTGAAGATTTAAAACAACATATAAACGGAGCCGAATTAATTCTTGCAGGAAATAAAATTGACAAGGAAGATGAGAGTTATACCAAAAAAGAATTTTCGCATTTTGAAAACATAATTTTCATTTCATCGAAAGAGAAAAAAAATCTGGAAGAACTGAAATCAAAACTCATTGACATTTTTGATGAGAAGTCGAACAACATTCCCGAAACAATTATTACGAACACGCGCCACGTGGAAGCATTGCAGGCGACTGCCGATGCATTGACAAGAGTGAGCGAAGGGCTGGAGAAAAAACTTTCAGGCGAACTTATTGCAAGCGACATCCTCACTGCGCTTCATCATCTGGGTTTAATTACAGGGGAAGTTGCCACGGAAGATATTCTGAAAAACATCTTTGGAAAGTTTTGTATTGGAAAGTAA
- a CDS encoding helix-turn-helix domain-containing protein, translated as MSKSNFRIKRICQQCGKEFEAQKFSTKYCNQKCAARAYKFRMRKGIVEVCNNETEQIKNKPIEDIKAKEFLTVRDCAKLLNASRQSIHNLIKKGTIRAVNLQIRKTLIQRSEIDKLFAPPEIKPQVQKPSRQYEVSECYSIQEVQRKYKISSHALYQVIKRKQIPKFKQGWYSYVPKIEIEKLFSK; from the coding sequence ATGAGCAAATCAAATTTCCGAATCAAACGAATCTGCCAGCAATGCGGAAAAGAATTTGAAGCGCAAAAATTCAGCACAAAGTATTGCAACCAAAAATGTGCAGCCCGCGCATACAAATTCAGAATGAGAAAAGGTATTGTAGAAGTATGCAATAATGAAACAGAACAGATAAAAAACAAACCGATTGAAGATATTAAGGCAAAAGAGTTTTTGACAGTTCGGGATTGTGCGAAACTACTCAACGCCTCACGACAATCCATCCATAACCTTATTAAGAAAGGCACTATCAGAGCCGTGAATCTGCAAATTAGGAAAACACTTATCCAGCGTTCCGAGATAGATAAACTTTTTGCACCGCCAGAAATAAAACCACAAGTTCAGAAACCTTCCAGACAATATGAAGTCAGCGAATGTTACAGTATACAGGAAGTACAGCGTAAGTATAAAATTTCGTCACACGCTCTGTATCAAGTAATCAAACGGAAACAAATTCCAAAATTCAAACAGGGATGGTACTCCTATGTGCCGAAAATAGAAATTGAAAAACTTTTTTCTAAATAA
- a CDS encoding recombinase family protein → MITPQSATTYFYIRCSTKLQDATLQISNLISMISPDEKYIVLQENQSAFKDNVKRPVYDELVRLVKNKKIKNLYVWAFDRLHRNYKRLQEFFLICKMSDCVIHSYNEKFLEDFRKMPPPYNEMFETFMTTLFGSMGEAESRLKSGRVKNSVVKKEGEITKSYKGNKWGRKNLSVQVINQVRALHGQGYSLREICKKVNVYDRNNNPRPISKSSVFSIVHKSYGSDLTENTMKKDETEKVKESVRESLN, encoded by the coding sequence ATGATAACACCACAAAGTGCTACAACTTACTTCTATATCCGATGTTCGACAAAACTACAGGATGCCACATTACAGATTTCCAATTTAATTTCAATGATTTCTCCTGACGAAAAATATATCGTTCTGCAAGAAAATCAAAGTGCCTTTAAGGACAATGTCAAACGCCCCGTATATGATGAGTTAGTCCGACTTGTAAAGAATAAGAAAATAAAAAATTTGTATGTGTGGGCATTTGACCGACTACATCGCAACTATAAACGGCTTCAGGAGTTTTTTTTAATCTGTAAGATGTCAGATTGTGTAATTCATTCCTATAACGAAAAATTTCTTGAAGATTTCCGAAAGATGCCACCTCCCTACAATGAAATGTTTGAAACTTTTATGACTACTTTATTTGGGAGTATGGGAGAGGCAGAATCCCGTTTGAAATCTGGTCGTGTGAAAAATTCAGTTGTGAAGAAGGAAGGAGAGATAACGAAAAGTTACAAAGGAAATAAATGGGGTCGGAAAAATTTATCTGTGCAGGTGATAAATCAAGTTAGGGCGTTACACGGACAGGGATACAGTTTGCGTGAGATTTGTAAAAAAGTGAATGTTTACGATAGGAATAATAATCCACGCCCGATTTCTAAAAGTTCGGTATTTTCTATTGTCCATAAATCGTATGGTAGTGATTTGACGGAAAACACTATGAAAAAAGATGAAACGGAAAAAGTAAAAGAGAGTGTCCGAGAAAGTTTGAATTAA
- a CDS encoding AAA family ATPase yields the protein MEKEIKIKPDSEYKIIELISEAKEEVNQLMLESTGLFTVCTAGHWLEKAKARPIPKMLFGEFWFEGELCFLFADTNLGKSILAVQIGNSNSRGEAIKAFKLEAEKQKVLYFDFELSDKQFEARYSKNFEGHYNFDSNFLRAEINPEKSDYRENGFETFEKYLYTSLERSIIESEAKILIIDNITYLKDETEKAKSALPLMKDLQLLKKKYGLSVLALAHTPKRDLSKPLTRNDLQGSKMLINFADSALAIGESHSDKNLRYLKQIKARNTEVIYDAENVCVFQIVKLDNFLQFEFLNFGTEREHLKQLSESDRQQKITEVLELNKQGISNIDIGRRYGVSEGAIRKWLKKAAESKNEKPL from the coding sequence ATGGAAAAAGAAATTAAAATCAAGCCCGACTCCGAGTACAAAATCATTGAACTAATCTCAGAAGCAAAAGAGGAAGTGAATCAACTTATGCTGGAGAGTACAGGATTGTTTACGGTATGTACCGCTGGTCATTGGCTGGAAAAAGCAAAAGCAAGACCAATTCCTAAAATGCTTTTCGGTGAATTCTGGTTTGAAGGTGAACTTTGTTTTTTATTCGCTGATACTAACTTGGGGAAATCAATATTAGCCGTGCAAATTGGAAATAGTAATAGCAGAGGTGAGGCGATAAAAGCGTTTAAGTTAGAAGCAGAAAAACAAAAGGTTTTATATTTTGATTTTGAATTATCCGATAAACAGTTTGAAGCCAGATACTCAAAGAACTTTGAAGGGCATTATAACTTCGATAGTAACTTTTTAAGAGCAGAAATCAATCCTGAAAAATCCGACTATAGGGAAAATGGATTTGAAACTTTTGAAAAATATTTATACACCTCTCTGGAGCGTTCCATAATTGAATCTGAAGCAAAAATTTTAATCATTGATAACATTACTTATTTGAAAGATGAAACGGAGAAAGCAAAATCTGCATTACCTCTGATGAAAGATTTACAACTACTGAAAAAGAAATATGGGCTTTCTGTTTTAGCATTGGCACACACACCGAAAAGAGATTTATCAAAACCTCTTACTCGAAATGATTTACAAGGGAGCAAAATGCTAATCAATTTCGCTGATAGTGCTTTAGCAATAGGCGAAAGTCATAGCGATAAAAACCTTCGCTACTTAAAACAAATTAAGGCGCGGAATACGGAAGTAATTTATGATGCTGAAAATGTCTGCGTCTTCCAAATTGTCAAACTGGATAACTTTTTGCAATTTGAATTTCTGAATTTCGGAACTGAGCGTGAACACTTGAAACAACTTTCCGAATCAGACAGACAGCAAAAAATTACCGAAGTTTTAGAACTGAATAAGCAAGGTATTTCAAACATTGACATCGGTCGCAGGTATGGAGTTTCCGAAGGCGCAATAAGAAAATGGTTGAAAAAGGCGGCTGAAAGCAAAAATGAAAAGCCACTATAA
- a CDS encoding ImmA/IrrE family metallo-endopeptidase, with amino-acid sequence MSEEEIAKKLYLSTKKYERIEHGDEEISESELIRLADVYKRPLIAFYEADISKVPEMPHDYRLNRDKKLSSEVFLAKRKALYLAEELKEITGRTTTLPELDTSVSALELANTVRKLLETDFDFLKNLVERKEEPIINYYKSLIEELFFIPVIEHSLKTSGVRAFSVYGEVCVMVLNESDMNEVKLFSLFHEFCHLLKRQDGICTVDIEKDKDNQPEERYCDEFAANLLMPEYRLRSELPTSAITTLKQLEELSKKFGVSKQVTLIRLKEFNIINPSRYTILKTKLEKLKRGGFGRRNWEQTYIKRTSRLVLKHLVDSYRKGDLTYTSLSTITGIKDKYLQKLI; translated from the coding sequence ATGTCTGAGGAAGAAATAGCAAAGAAACTGTACCTATCCACAAAAAAATATGAACGCATTGAGCATGGTGATGAAGAAATTTCTGAATCCGAACTTATTCGTCTTGCCGATGTTTACAAGAGACCGTTAATAGCATTTTATGAAGCGGATATTTCCAAAGTTCCCGAAATGCCTCACGATTACCGATTGAATCGGGATAAAAAATTATCATCGGAAGTTTTTTTAGCCAAAAGAAAAGCACTTTATCTCGCAGAAGAACTAAAGGAAATTACAGGAAGAACTACCACGCTTCCCGAATTAGATACAAGTGTATCTGCTCTCGAACTTGCAAACACAGTAAGGAAATTATTAGAGACCGATTTTGATTTCCTGAAGAATTTGGTTGAACGGAAAGAAGAACCAATTATTAACTACTACAAGTCCTTAATCGAAGAATTATTTTTTATTCCCGTTATAGAGCATTCACTTAAAACAAGCGGAGTCCGTGCCTTTTCTGTCTATGGCGAAGTATGTGTGATGGTTCTGAATGAAAGTGACATGAATGAAGTAAAACTTTTTTCCCTTTTCCATGAGTTCTGTCATTTGCTCAAACGGCAGGATGGAATTTGTACTGTGGATATTGAGAAAGATAAAGACAACCAGCCCGAAGAAAGATATTGCGATGAATTTGCTGCGAATCTTCTGATGCCAGAATATAGATTAAGAAGTGAACTTCCCACATCTGCAATTACAACGCTTAAACAACTTGAGGAACTCTCAAAAAAATTTGGTGTAAGTAAACAGGTCACACTTATCCGTCTGAAAGAATTTAATATTATCAATCCTTCTCGTTACACGATTCTAAAAACAAAACTTGAAAAATTAAAAAGAGGCGGTTTCGGAAGAAGAAACTGGGAGCAAACATATATTAAAAGAACGAGCCGTTTAGTTCTGAAACATTTGGTGGATTCATATAGAAAAGGTGATTTGACTTATACTTCGCTTTCCACGATAACTGGCATTAAAGACAAGTATCTGCAAAAACTTATTTAA
- the fabG gene encoding 3-oxoacyl-[acyl-carrier-protein] reductase has protein sequence MKLLEKKVAIITGASRGIGRSIAKKFAEHGANVAFTFLSSVEKGKELEKELAAFGVKAKGFQSDASNSKACEELVNEVVKEFGTVDVLVNNAGITRDNLLMRMTEAQWDEVMNANLKSVFNLTKSIQRPMLKAKKGSIINMTSVVGIEGNPGQANYAASKAGIIGFTKSVAQELGSRNIRCNAIAPGFISTEMTASLDQKVIDAYLADIPLKRTGQPEEVADLAVFLASDNSSYITGQVISICGGMHT, from the coding sequence ATGAAACTTCTCGAAAAAAAAGTTGCCATCATCACAGGCGCTTCGCGCGGAATAGGCAGGAGCATTGCAAAAAAATTTGCTGAGCACGGAGCAAATGTCGCTTTCACCTTTTTATCTTCTGTTGAAAAAGGAAAAGAACTGGAGAAAGAACTTGCGGCATTCGGAGTAAAAGCAAAAGGATTTCAAAGCGATGCTTCAAATTCAAAAGCGTGCGAAGAGTTGGTGAATGAAGTAGTGAAAGAATTTGGAACGGTGGATGTGTTGGTGAACAATGCCGGCATTACACGCGACAATCTTTTAATGCGAATGACCGAAGCGCAGTGGGATGAAGTGATGAACGCAAATCTGAAATCAGTTTTTAATCTTACAAAATCAATTCAGCGCCCGATGCTGAAAGCAAAAAAGGGAAGCATAATCAATATGACTTCTGTAGTTGGGATTGAGGGAAATCCCGGGCAGGCGAATTATGCTGCGTCAAAGGCAGGAATCATCGGCTTCACAAAATCTGTTGCGCAGGAACTTGGTTCAAGAAATATTCGCTGCAATGCAATCGCTCCCGGATTTATTTCTACCGAAATGACTGCTTCGCTTGACCAGAAAGTAATTGACGCTTATCTTGCAGACATTCCGCTTAAAAGAACCGGACAACCTGAAGAAGTTGCAGACCTTGCAGTTTTTCTTGCTTCCGATAATTCTTCTTACATCACCGGGCAAGTAATTTCTATTTGCGGAGGAATGCACACATAA
- a CDS encoding site-specific integrase: protein MKTTAVKLYQKPIARNRFTLFLDFFPAIPNPDTGKPTRREFLDLSLYSEIEYREEKKIGKAGNKYSSYAVVADKNGNPQKVKLSSAEKLHNRETLNLAENIRAKRQIDIQNRQYGFLSSKQFTADFVEYFQVLTNKRKGSNHDTWISVMNYIKKFTGGSLRFSELTEIFCNNFREYLLTAPSSRSDKQVLAKNSACSYFIKFKTALKQAYKDGYLSTDINAKIENIKPAETQREFLTLDELNLLVQAECEMPILKKAALFSALTGLRHCDIKKMLWGEIRQDKDKEGKTIYAIHFRQKKTDGTEFLPISEQAHNMLGERKESDEIIFSGLKYSAYANVYLKQWILRAGITKDITFHCFRHSFATIQLTLGTDIYTLKKLLCQRNIQNTQIYGKIVDEKKREAAEKIKLKM, encoded by the coding sequence ATGAAAACAACAGCCGTTAAACTTTATCAAAAGCCGATTGCAAGAAATCGGTTCACATTATTCTTAGATTTTTTTCCTGCTATTCCGAATCCCGATACTGGAAAGCCGACCCGCAGAGAATTTTTAGACCTCTCTCTCTACAGCGAGATAGAATACAGGGAAGAAAAAAAGATTGGCAAAGCGGGGAATAAATATTCTTCTTACGCGGTAGTAGCAGATAAAAATGGAAATCCCCAAAAAGTAAAACTTTCCTCTGCTGAAAAACTACACAACCGCGAAACCTTAAACCTCGCAGAAAATATCAGAGCAAAACGACAGATAGATATACAAAACAGACAATATGGATTTTTAAGTAGCAAACAATTTACTGCTGACTTTGTAGAATACTTTCAGGTACTCACTAATAAAAGAAAAGGAAGTAACCATGACACATGGATTTCTGTTATGAACTACATAAAAAAATTTACAGGTGGAAGTTTACGCTTTAGCGAACTCACAGAAATTTTCTGCAATAATTTCCGCGAGTATTTATTAACCGCTCCGAGTAGCCGTAGCGACAAGCAGGTTCTTGCAAAAAATTCTGCCTGCTCCTACTTCATCAAATTCAAAACCGCGTTAAAGCAAGCATATAAAGATGGCTATTTATCTACTGACATAAATGCGAAAATTGAAAACATAAAACCAGCCGAAACGCAAAGGGAATTTTTAACACTTGACGAATTAAACTTATTAGTGCAAGCGGAGTGTGAAATGCCAATATTAAAGAAAGCAGCATTGTTTTCAGCACTTACTGGCTTGCGGCATTGCGATATAAAAAAAATGCTATGGGGAGAAATAAGACAAGATAAGGACAAAGAAGGAAAAACAATATATGCAATTCATTTCAGACAAAAGAAAACAGACGGGACGGAATTTTTACCAATTTCAGAACAGGCACATAATATGCTTGGCGAAAGAAAAGAATCAGATGAAATAATTTTTTCAGGACTAAAATATTCTGCTTATGCCAATGTGTATCTGAAGCAATGGATTTTACGGGCGGGTATAACAAAGGACATTACCTTCCATTGTTTCAGACATTCCTTCGCCACAATACAACTTACTTTAGGGACTGACATTTACACATTAAAAAAATTATTATGTCAGCGTAACATACAAAACACACAGATTTACGGGAAAATAGTTGATGAAAAAAAGCGAGAGGCGGCTGAAAAAATAAAACTGAAAATGTAA